A stretch of the Pogoniulus pusillus isolate bPogPus1 chromosome 14, bPogPus1.pri, whole genome shotgun sequence genome encodes the following:
- the MAFA gene encoding transcription factor MafA: protein MASELAMSAELPTSPLAIEYVNDFDLMKFEVKKEPAEAERLCHRLPAGSLSSTPLSTPCSSVPSSPSFCAPSPGGQPAPGPPATTAASLGSKPQLEELYWMSGYQHHLNPEALNLTPEDAVEALIGAPHHHHHHHQGYEPFRPQPFGGEELPPAAHHHPGHHHHHHHHLRLEDRFSDDQLVSMSVRELNRQLRGFSKEEVIRLKQKRRTLKNRGYAQSCRYKRVQQRHILENEKCQLQSQVEQLKQEVTRLAKERDLYKEKYEKLAGRGGFPREPSPSTAPKPTADFFM from the coding sequence ATGGCCTCGGAGCTGGCCATGAGCGCGGAGCTGCCCACCAGCCCCCTCGCCATCGAGTACGTGAACGATTTCGACTTGATGAAGTTCGAAGTGAAGAAGGAACCGGCGGAGGCGGAGAGGCTGTGCCACCGTCTGCCCGCCGGGTCCCTCTCTTCCACCCCGCTCAGCACGCCCTGCTCCTCCGTGCCTTCCTCGCCCAGTTTCTGCGCTccgagtcctggtggacagccaGCACCAGGTCCTCCAGCTACTacagctgcttccctgggctCCAAAcctcagctggaggagctgtatTGGATGTCGGGTTACCAGCATCACCTGAATCCCGAAGCTCTCAACCTGACACCGGAGGATGCGGTGGAAGCGCTGATCGGAGCTCCAcaccatcatcaccatcaccatCAAGGCTACGAGCCTTTCCGCCCTCAGCCTTTTGGAGGTGAGGAGCTTCCACCGGCAGCTCATCATCATCCCggtcaccaccatcaccaccaccaccatctgcGTTTGGAGGACCGCTTCTCCGATGACCAGCTGGTGAGTATGTCGGTACGGGAGCTCAACCGGCAGCTGCGGGGCTTCAGCAAGGAGGAGGTCATCCGCCtcaagcagaagaggaggaccTTGAAGAACCGAGGCTACGCTCAGTCCTGCCGTTACAAGCGTGTCCAGCAGCGGCACATCCTGGAGAACGAGAAATGCCAACTCCAAAGCCAAGTGGAACAACTGAAGCAAGAGGTGACCCGCTTGGCCAAGGAAAGGGATCTGTACAAAGAAAAATACGAGAAGTTAGCCGGCCGGGGGGGCTTCCCAAGGGAGCCCTCCCCATCCACAGCCCCCAAACCCACCGCCGACTTCTTTATGTGA